The Vigna unguiculata cultivar IT97K-499-35 chromosome 6, ASM411807v1, whole genome shotgun sequence genome contains a region encoding:
- the LOC114188443 gene encoding spermidine hydroxycinnamoyl transferase-like — protein sequence MVSIKAYHTVVPNEPTPEGFQWLSEPDQMAIQSHTQTIYVYNAKHNHDALVEHIRNSLSKILCYYYPVAGRLRKLEEGGRLELNCNAKGAVLIEAESTKTVHDYGDFMGDSAKDLVPKVDYTNTPIEELPLLVDLIKSPDTWHILNMDI from the coding sequence ATGGTATCCATCAAAGCTTATCACACAGTAGTTCCAAATGAACCAACTCCAGAGGGTTTTCAATGGCTGTCTGAGCCTGATCAAATGGCGATTCAGAGCCATACCCAGACCATCTATGTTTACAATGCAAAGCACAACCATGACGCATTAGTTGAACACATAAGAAACTCTCTTAGCAAGATTTTGTGTTACTACTATCCAGTGGCTGGTAGATTGAGAAAGTTAGAAGAAGGTGGCAGATTGGAATTGAATTGTAATGCAAAAGGAGCGGTGTTGATTGAAGCAGAATCCACAAAAACAGTGCATGATTATGGTGACTTTATGGGTGACTCCGCCAAGGACTTGGTTCCAAAAGTTGATTACACAAACACCCCAATTGAGGAACTTCCCTTGTTAGTAGATTTAATAAAATCACCTGATACTTGGCATATACTAAACATGGATATCTAG